DNA sequence from the Tissierella sp. MB52-C2 genome:
TGTGTTGAATTTCATAGCAGGATTTGGAAGTGCGAAATTAAATGATTTAAATATATTATCAGGAGAGGAGAAGTTAAAGGTCTATTACAATCTAGCTAGATATTTATTAAATAAAGAAAACAAAGATATTGAAATTCTAAATTACACCTTTTTTTCGGGATTGAAAATCACTAAACCTTGTGGTGCATTTGGAAGCATATTAACTGTTTATCCTAACGGTAATATTTATCCATGTCATTCTACCACTGAGTCATGTTATTGTATTGGAAATATAGATGAAGATAACTTCGATAATGTATTAAAAGCTTACAAGAAACTAATGAATTCGTCAAAATACAAACAAAAATTCGTATTAAATCAAAATGGAATATGTAATGATTGCGAATATATCTACCATTGTGGAGGATATTGTTTAGCAAAAGATTCTAAAGAAAATTTGTCAGATTGTATTTTAAGAAAATTTTGGGTTGATTATTACATATTATATTATGATTTTAAAAAAGCATTTCGAAATAATCTAACCAGTTTTGTAAATTATTATGAATTAAAATACAAAAATTAAATTGTATGTACTATATTCCTATATATATTACATAAATCTAAAGAAGGAGGTTAAATAAATAATATAAGATTTGGCTGTCTAAAAATGTTGAAGGTTACAACTTATCTAACAACAATAGACAGCATAGGAATTCAAATCTAAGGTTTAAGGAGGGAAATTATGAACGAAAAGGAACTAGTTTTAAAAAGCAAAGAAGAGGCTATTGTAAGCGAAGAATTAACTGTAGAGGAAGTTAATGTATATGGAATGTATTGTGGAGATCCTAGAATAGGTTGTTTTGTAGATTGTCCTGATTTATCGCCATGGATCACAGATGCGTGGTAAGATTACAAGTAAGTTAGTATTTCCCAAGGAAAAATATAAAGAAAGGAGAATCTTTTATGGATGAAAAAATCTTATTAGAAAATGAAAAATTAACAAATGAAGAATTAACAAAGGAAGAAGTTAATATTTATGGTAACCCTTGCGGTTCTATTAAAATCCATTGCTTATATGATTGTATAAACAATACCCCGTGGATAACAGACGCTAACTAATGATTAGATCATACCTACTAGTTTGTACAGTAGGTATGATTAAATTTTCTTGCTTTAAGCATGGAAAGTCATTGGCTATGACAATGTAAGAAAAAAATTTAGCTTCAAGTAAAAATACATACTAATAATGATGTTTTATCAATTATATCACAATATTGAATGTATCCAAGTTAGTGGGTTTTATTATATATGTTTAATAAATTCAGAGGAGGTGCCGTATGCAAATAGTTAAAATAAATTATTTAAAAAAATATTTTGGTGAAGAACCAAACATTGTTAAAGCAGTAGATGATATTGAATTATTTATTGATGAAGGAGAGTTCGTTTCTATTATAGGAGATTCAGGCAGTGGCAAAACCACCTTACTAAATTTAATAGGGGGAGTAGATCGTCCGACTTCAGGTGAAATAATTATTGCGAACCAAGATATCAACGAATTAACAAACGACGAACTTACAAGATTTAGAAGAAAACATATTGGATTTATATTTCAAAATTATAATTTGGTTTCGATTTTGAATGTCAGGGAAAATATTTTATTACCATTGGATTTGGATGATAGGCAATATGACGAAGAATATTTTAATGAAATAGTAAGTACTGTAGGAATTGATGATAAGTTAGAGGAATTTCCAGCTAAGTTGTCAGGGGGGCAACAACAAAGAGTAGCAATAGCAAGAGCCTTAATTACAAAACCTAAGATTATTTTAGCTGATGAGCCTACTGGAAACTTGGATCATAAAAATGGAGAGAATATTATAAATCTATTGATAGAATCTAACCAGCGTTTTAATCAAACAATACTAATGATAACTCACAATTTAGAATTAGCAAAGAAAGCGAATAGAATTTTAGAAATCTTGGATGGAAAAATTGTAAAGGAGAAAATAATATGCAAAAGGCAAGAGATAGAGGATTTTTAAAAAGTTATGCTGTTCGAGGGATCTATTCAAATAAAATGAAATCTTTTTTTATAGGCCTCACTATTTTTATAATTACAGTATTTGTTCTTACAACCTCCTTGTATCTGGCAGGGATGAGGACCATCGTAGAAGATAGAATATTCAACTCACATCAGGCTACTTTTTTAAACTTTGATATTACGAATATTAATAAACTAAAAGAACATGAATATGTAGAAAAAGCTGGAATGGGAAATATTATGGGAGAATACAGTCGGCAAGATTATAAAATAAGAGTAAGCTATATGGATGCTGATTTGAGAGATATGGCAAGCCTTTCGGATATTGAAGGGAAAGAACCGTCTGGCAAAAATGAAATTATTGTTCCTAAAGATTATTTGAACCATCTAGAGTTACCTGAAGAGATTGGGCAGAAACTTAAATTGGATTTAGGAAATGGCGTGGAGGAAGAATACACCATATCCGGCATTATTCAAAAAGAGAGTGCGCCAAGATTGTATGTAGTCCTTGTTTCAAGAGATTATGTAGAACAATATGGTGATAAAACACAATACTATGCTCAATTGAAGATAAAAGACGCATCTTCTTATGGAGAAGAGGAATTAAAAACACTTATCCAATCAATTGCAGATGAAAATCAAGTAGAAAAGGTGAATTATTTCTCAGCTTATTTCAGCTATGTAAGGGGCTTTTCACCTTCACAGACATTGGCGGCGATAGGTGTAGGAGTGCTGTTGGCTTTTGCAGCATATATGATTCTTTATAATATATTTTAT
Encoded proteins:
- a CDS encoding ABC transporter ATP-binding protein — protein: MQIVKINYLKKYFGEEPNIVKAVDDIELFIDEGEFVSIIGDSGSGKTTLLNLIGGVDRPTSGEIIIANQDINELTNDELTRFRRKHIGFIFQNYNLVSILNVRENILLPLDLDDRQYDEEYFNEIVSTVGIDDKLEEFPAKLSGGQQQRVAIARALITKPKIILADEPTGNLDHKNGENIINLLIESNQRFNQTILMITHNLELAKKANRILEILDGKIVKEKIICKRQEIEDF